The proteins below are encoded in one region of Gemmatimonadales bacterium:
- a CDS encoding DsrE family protein — MKALLILNDPPYGTERTYNGLRLAGALAKRGSDEVRVFLMGDGAAAAKAGQQVPQGYYHLGRMVLVVIQHEGCVAVCGSCMDARGLGDADLVEGARRSSLEELADWTEWADKVVVF; from the coding sequence ATGAAAGCGCTCCTCATCCTCAACGATCCTCCCTACGGGACGGAGCGGACTTACAACGGTCTGCGGCTCGCGGGGGCGCTCGCCAAACGCGGGTCGGACGAGGTGCGCGTGTTCCTGATGGGCGATGGCGCCGCGGCCGCGAAAGCCGGACAGCAGGTGCCCCAAGGATACTACCACCTCGGCCGGATGGTTCTGGTCGTGATCCAACACGAGGGGTGCGTCGCCGTCTGCGGGAGCTGCATGGACGCTCGTGGGCTCGGCGACGCGGACCTCGTCGAGGGCGCGAGACGGAGCAGCTTGGAAGAGCTGGCTGACTGGACGGAATGGGCCGACAAGGTGGTGGTGTTCTGA
- a CDS encoding type IV pilus twitching motility protein PilT, producing MTAPQAPQPNPVNLRALLEEMIEREASDLHITAGERPKLRVDGDITSSKIEYVLNPKDTLQLAYSILTEQQKKRFETEDELDFSFGIQNLARFRGNVFKQRGCVSLVVRQIPFQVKTFDQLKLPPIVAKLAEKPRGLVLVTGPTGSGKSTTLAAMIDKINREWKGHIITVEDPIEFIHRHQGCIVNQREVGTDTKSFANALKYALREDPDVVLIGEMRDLETIQAGLTIAETGHLAFATLHTNSAAETVNRIIDVFPAHQQSQVRAQLAFVLEGIITQTLLPKAKGKGRCMACEVLVITPAIRALIRDDKIHQIQSSMQAGKKYGMQTMNDSLYALYMNREVTLDECLRATSEPADFLRMVGEPAPGEEEKPAPGSRPLTGGLKR from the coding sequence GTGACGGCACCTCAGGCACCACAGCCGAACCCGGTCAACCTCCGCGCGTTGCTCGAGGAGATGATCGAACGCGAGGCGTCCGACCTGCACATCACCGCGGGCGAGCGGCCCAAGCTGCGCGTCGACGGCGACATCACCAGCAGCAAGATCGAGTACGTTCTGAACCCGAAGGACACGCTCCAGCTGGCGTACTCGATCCTCACCGAGCAGCAGAAGAAGCGCTTCGAGACCGAGGATGAGCTCGACTTTTCGTTCGGCATCCAGAACCTGGCGCGCTTCCGGGGTAACGTCTTCAAGCAGCGCGGCTGCGTGTCGCTGGTGGTCCGGCAGATCCCGTTCCAGGTGAAGACTTTCGACCAGCTCAAGCTGCCGCCCATCGTGGCCAAGCTGGCGGAAAAGCCGCGCGGGCTGGTGCTGGTGACCGGGCCCACCGGCTCGGGCAAGTCCACGACCCTGGCCGCGATGATCGACAAGATCAACCGCGAGTGGAAGGGCCACATCATCACGGTGGAGGACCCGATCGAGTTCATCCACCGGCACCAGGGCTGCATCGTGAACCAGCGCGAGGTGGGGACGGACACCAAGTCGTTCGCCAACGCGCTGAAGTACGCGCTGCGGGAGGATCCGGACGTGGTGCTGATCGGCGAGATGCGCGACCTGGAGACCATCCAGGCGGGCCTCACCATCGCCGAAACGGGCCACCTCGCCTTCGCGACGCTGCACACCAACTCCGCGGCCGAGACGGTGAACCGCATCATCGACGTCTTCCCGGCGCACCAGCAGTCGCAGGTGCGGGCGCAGCTCGCCTTCGTGCTCGAGGGCATCATTACGCAGACTCTGCTGCCCAAGGCCAAGGGGAAGGGCCGCTGCATGGCCTGCGAGGTCCTGGTCATCACGCCGGCCATCCGCGCCCTCATCCGCGACGACAAGATCCACCAGATCCAGTCCTCGATGCAGGCCGGGAAGAAGTACGGCATGCAGACGATGAACGACTCGCTCTACGCGCTGTACATGAACCGCGAGGTCACGCTGGACGAGTGCTTGCGCGCGACCTCGGAGCCTGCCGATTTTCTACGCATGGTCGGGGAGCCGGCGCCGGGCGAGGAAGAGAAGCCGGCGCCGGGCAGCCGCCCGCTGACGGGCGGGCTCAAGCGCTGA
- a CDS encoding metalloregulator ArsR/SmtB family transcription factor, producing the protein MAQNPGRRFKDVVYEQLSRVGKALASPRRLELLDLLAQGPRTVEGLARESGQTIANTSQHLKVLREARLVDAEKSGLYVTYRLADQDVAALYRALRGVAESRLAEIDRVTKDFLHDRGLLEPVDAEALRDRVRRGEVTVLDVRPAEEYRAGHIPGAISLPLAVLERRLATLPRDRELVAYCRGPYCVLAVEAVQRLRREGFRAVRLEDGVPEWRARGLAVAVGDDAAESDR; encoded by the coding sequence GTGGCGCAGAATCCCGGCCGTCGCTTCAAGGACGTGGTGTACGAGCAGCTCTCGCGGGTCGGCAAGGCGCTCGCGAGTCCTCGCCGTCTGGAGCTGCTGGACCTACTGGCGCAGGGCCCGCGCACCGTGGAAGGGCTGGCGCGCGAGTCGGGGCAGACCATCGCAAACACCTCGCAGCACCTCAAGGTCCTGCGCGAAGCGCGTCTCGTGGACGCCGAGAAATCTGGTCTCTACGTCACCTACCGGCTGGCGGATCAGGATGTCGCCGCGCTCTACCGGGCGCTGCGCGGCGTGGCCGAGTCCCGCCTGGCGGAGATCGACCGCGTCACGAAGGACTTCTTGCACGACCGGGGTTTGCTGGAGCCGGTTGACGCCGAAGCGCTGCGCGATCGCGTGCGCCGCGGCGAGGTAACGGTGCTCGACGTGCGCCCCGCCGAGGAGTATCGGGCCGGACACATTCCGGGCGCGATTTCCCTGCCGCTCGCGGTCCTCGAGCGCCGCCTGGCGACGCTGCCGCGGGATCGTGAGCTCGTGGCCTACTGCCGCGGCCCCTACTGCGTGCTCGCGGTGGAGGCCGTGCAACGCTTGCGGCGCGAAGGATTCCGGGCGGTGCGACTCGAGGACGGTGTTCCGGAGTGGCGGGCGAGGGGACTTGCTGTCGCTGTGGGCGACGACGCAGCCGAGAGTGATCGATGA
- a CDS encoding type II secretion system F family protein: protein MPMFNYTARTLTGELQSGQIDLASHDDVVAHLRKNRMIVVKVQQAPKDIKFDMFAKGISTRDIVIFTRQFATMINSGLPLVQALDILAEQSENQSLKDVTRSVVYDVESGHTLADALRKHPKAFTELYVNMVAAGEAGGILDTILLRLATFMEKNDALVRKVKGAMIYPAVIFSVAGMAIVILLIFVIPVFQDMFAGIGQQLPIPTQIVIGASNVLKGYWWAIGGGLAASFWLIKKYYATPSGKLNLDRLLLNVPVLGDLIRKSAVSRFTRTLGTLIASGVSILDGLEITAKTAGNRVIHDAVMESRASIAGGETIAAPLQKSKVFPPMVISMIAVGEQTGGLDEMLSKIADFYDEEVDAAVEALLSLMEPVMIVVLGVVVGGMIIAMYLPIFNMIQTVE from the coding sequence ATGCCGATGTTCAATTACACGGCCCGGACCCTGACGGGGGAGCTGCAGTCGGGCCAGATAGACCTGGCGTCGCACGACGACGTCGTCGCCCATCTCCGGAAGAACCGGATGATCGTGGTGAAGGTCCAGCAGGCGCCCAAGGACATCAAGTTCGACATGTTCGCGAAGGGGATCAGCACTCGCGACATCGTGATCTTCACGCGCCAGTTCGCCACCATGATCAACTCGGGCCTGCCGCTGGTGCAGGCGCTCGACATCCTGGCGGAGCAGAGCGAGAACCAGTCGCTGAAGGACGTGACGCGGTCGGTGGTGTACGACGTGGAGAGCGGCCACACCCTGGCCGACGCGCTCCGCAAGCACCCCAAGGCGTTCACCGAGCTGTACGTCAACATGGTGGCGGCGGGCGAGGCCGGCGGTATCCTGGACACCATCCTCCTGCGCCTGGCGACCTTCATGGAAAAGAACGACGCCCTGGTGCGGAAGGTGAAGGGCGCCATGATCTACCCGGCCGTCATCTTCTCGGTCGCGGGGATGGCGATCGTCATCCTGCTCATCTTCGTGATCCCGGTCTTCCAGGATATGTTCGCGGGCATAGGGCAGCAGCTGCCCATACCGACTCAGATCGTCATCGGGGCCTCGAACGTCCTCAAGGGCTACTGGTGGGCGATCGGCGGCGGCCTCGCGGCTTCGTTCTGGCTCATCAAGAAGTACTACGCCACGCCGTCGGGGAAGCTGAACCTCGACAGGCTCCTGCTGAACGTGCCGGTGCTGGGGGACCTCATCCGCAAGTCGGCGGTGTCGCGCTTCACCCGCACGCTGGGCACGTTGATCGCCTCGGGCGTCAGCATCCTGGACGGGCTCGAGATCACGGCCAAGACCGCCGGCAACCGCGTGATCCACGACGCGGTCATGGAGAGCCGGGCCTCGATCGCGGGCGGTGAGACGATCGCCGCGCCGCTCCAGAAGTCCAAGGTCTTCCCGCCCATGGTGATCTCGATGATCGCCGTCGGCGAGCAGACCGGCGGCCTGGACGAGATGCTCTCCAAGATCGCCGACTTCTACGACGAAGAAGTGGACGCCGCGGTCGAGGCGCTGCTCTCCCTCATGGAGCCGGTGATGATCGTGGTGCTGGGCGTGGTGGTGGGCGGCATGATCATCGCCATGTACCTGCCGATCTTCAACATGATCCAAACGGTGGAGTAG